GAGGTGATCCCGGCCGAACGCGAGTCGCGCCAGCTGTTCAAGCTGCTCGAGGCACTGTCGGTGCTGCGGGCGCACGGCGCGCAACCGCTGGCCGAGGTGCTGGCGGCCGAGAGCGTGCGCTTTAGCCGCAACTGCACGCTGGTCATCGTCACCTGCTCGCTCGATGAGCGCTGGGTCGCCAGCTTGCAGCAGCTGGTCTATCGCGGCGTGCGCGCGGTGGTGGTGCTGATCGACCCGCAGTCGTTTGGCGGCTGGCGCACCACTTTTACCATCCAGGCGCGCCTGGCCGAGCTGCGCGTGCCCACATACGTGTTTAAGCAGGGCCAGTCGCTGGCCGATGCGCTCCTACACCCGGTGGCGGTCGGCCCGGCTGTGCGCGCCTAGCGCCGTTCGGCTGGGCGGCAGCACGCGGCGGGCCGACGCGTGGCAGCTCGATCAGCTGGCCTGGCTGCGTCTAGGCGCCGAGCGCCTGGGCCGCAGCATGCACCGCCAGGTACGCGCCCGCCTGCGAGAACTCGGTCGAGGGGGTTGGCGACCACGGAAAGTTTGCGGCCCACTGCTGCACCTGCGCCAGCGGCGGGCTGGCCAGCAGCGTAGCGGCCATCGCGCTCGCGTCGGGGTCGCTCGGGGCCAGCTGCTGCATCAGGCGCAGCGTTTCGAGCATATGGCGGATCAGCACCTCGCGGCCGGTGTTATAGTCCGGCGTGTCGCTGTCGCCGCCGGGGAAATTTTCCCAGTTGATCGGCTGGTAGCCGTTCGGCTCCATTGGCAAGTTGAGAACCAGATCGCGCATATACGCCACCAGCAGCGCGCGGCCGAACGGCGAGCCGGGCCACGACCACAGCTCGGCCATAACCCCAAGCCAGATGCCCTGGTCGCCCGACCAAAAGCCGTTGGGGCTGAAATTGGGCATGGCCGGCACGCGCTCGCGGATCAGGCCATCGCCCTGCGCCAGCACATCGCCAAGGTAGCGCTGGTACGAAGGGTCAGGATTATTCGGGTTGTAGCGGTCGATCCACTGCTTGAACCACTGCATGCCCAGGCCGGCTCGGCGCTGCCAATCGTAGGCATTGGCCGGCTCTAGCCGGGCCATATACATGCACAGCAGCAGGTAGTTGCCGTTGGTCACAGTGTTCTGAATTGCCGCCAGGGTCACATTCCAGCCCTTTCTAATCACCTCTTCGAGCATGGTGAAGTTCGCGTTCCACAGGCCGGGGAATTCCTCGGCCGGCGTGGGAATATTGATCAGCGGCGCGCGCGTGCTCCATTCTTTCCGCTGCTCCGCGCTGGCAAGGCGCCAGGTATTCGCGCCGCGGGCGTTCAGGTTGGCACACTCGCGCGCTAGTTCGGTCAGATTCGCGACGTTGACCTTGCCTTTAAGCGCGCCTGCGCCATACAGCGCCAGCCGGGCGAAGGCGATACCCCACCAGCCATAATCGTCGAACCAGATGCCGGCCGCGTCGATCGGGTTGATCTTGGCGCGGTAGTTCGTGGTGGCCTGCTCGACAATCGACTGGCAGATCGCGGTGACATTGGGGTCGGCGGCATTGAGCATCCAGTAGTTGGCCACGCTGGCCAGCACCTCGCCCTGGATCCACCAGCTCATCGAGCTGAGCGGCGTGGTGCCATTCAACGAGTCGCGGATGGCGCTGAGCGCCTGGGTGGTGGGTTGGGTCTCGGTCATTGGAGTGCCTCCCGATAGTATGCTGGCGGTTGAGTGTTCTGCCAGCACTATAGCGCACTCCCGTGTACAGCGGATCGTGGAAATTACGTACTTCGTTACGTAATCGTGGACACCTACCCCGCCGCCTGCGCAAGCCCGCGCACGATCGCGCGCCGCGATACCACCCCGGCCAGGCGGCCGTCGTCCTCGAGCACCAGCAAGCGCTCGTAGCCGCCCTCGAGCATGAGCCGGATGGCTTCGTCTTGCGGCGCCGGCGCGCCAATCGTTGGTGTATCGCGATCGGCCAGTGCGCCGGCAGCCCCGGCGTGGTCGCTCTCGGGCGGCAGGGCCGGCGGCGCTGCCGGCGTACGCAGCACAGCGAGCCAGGCCGTGCGGGCCGGCTCGGCCAGCCGCTGGGCCAGCCGCATGTCGCTGATCGTGCCGATCGGCCGGCCATCCTCGAGCACCACCACAAAACGCTCGGGCGCGGCCAGCAGCTGCGGGATCACGGCCTCGAGCGGCGCGGCTGCGGCGATGCTAGGCACCGAGCGCTGCATCACCAGGCTTACCGGCGTGGGCGGCTCGGCGTCGCGCACGGGGCCTGCGGTAGAGGTGGGCGCGCGCTGGGCCGCGCGCAGCGCCTGCTCGCCGCCGAACAGCCCCACCAGCTGGCCGCTGCGGTCGAGCACCGGTAGCGCATCAATGCCCCATTCGATCATCGGGCCGAGCGCCTGCGCGATCGAGGACTCGACATACGCTGTGCGTGGATCGACGATCATGATCTCGCCGGCCGGGCGTGCGGGCAGCTGCTCGAGCACGGCCTGCTGCTCGGCCGCGCTGAGCGCCGGGAACAGCCGCAGCGGCAGCGATAGCCCGGCCCGCAGCGGCAGGTCGTCGGCGCTCAGCATGCCCAGGATGCCGCCACGCTCGTCGAGGATCGGCAGCCACGGCTGGTCGCGCGCGAGCATCAGCTCGGCGGCCGCGCGCACCGTCAGATCCGGCCGGGCCGTCGCCGGCGCGCGCAGCATCACCTGGCCGACCGTGCGATCACCAAATGGCCCGCCCGAGCGCAGCACCGCGCGGTACACGCGCAGATCCTCGATCGTGATCAGCGCCGCGCTCAGCAGCTCGTCGAGCAGCGGCAGGATGCGCCCAACCCGCTCGGCGCGGTCGACCCACTCGATCACGATCGGCGCGGCCGTGAACTCGCCCAGTGTCGCTGCATGCAGCTGCAGCCCGGCGCCGAAGCCGGCCACCCCGCGCAGCGCCGTCGCGCCGGTGGCGCCTTCGCGGCGCAGGCGCTCGAGCGTGGCTAGGTACAGCGGCTGGCCGGCGGTGCTGTCGCGCTCGTTCAGGTAGATTCGCACGCGCTTGATATTCTCGGTATTTGACATACTATTCTTATCGACTACAAACGTGATGCAGTGGCCTGTACTATCAAGCCAACGTGATATCACCCACTATAGACGTACCGCTCTGCCGCAGGCAGAAATCTCGTTCGCATACGCCGCGCCAATCGGCTAACTGCCCGCATTATAGCATGGCGCCCCCGCGCGCCCCAATGGGCCGTTGCGCCTGTACTGCGGCGGTACCCGGTGGGATGACACCGGCCATGTTATGGTACAATCGCCGCCAGAGCATCCCGAAGGAGAAGTATATGCGTGTGCTGGAAACTCGCGTCTACCGCGGGCCGAGTCCGTATGGATATCGCCCGGTCATCCGCCTGACTATCGACCTGCAGGAGTTGGAGGCGCACCCTAGCGGGCAGATCCCCGAGTTCAACCGGCGCCTGCTGGCATGCCTGCCCACGCTGAGCGAGCACGGCTGCTCGTATGGCCAGCCGGGCGGCTTTGTGCGCCGGCTGTCCGATCAGAATGAAGACGGCACGCACGGCACCTGGCTGGGCCACGTGGTCGAGCATGTGGCGATCGAGCTGCAGTGCCTGGCCGGCACACCGGTGACCTACGGCAAGACGCGATCGGTGCCGGGGCAGCCTGGCGTCTACTATGTAATCTACTCGTTCACCGAAGAGCAGGTCGGCCGCGAGGCCGGCGAGCTGGCGATCACGCTGGTGCGCAGCCTGCTGCCGCCCGATATGCCCAGCGCGCTGCCGGCCGCCGAGCTGGCCGATTTCGAGTTTGCCACCGCGCTCGAGGGCCTGATCGAGCGCGCCCAGGAGATCGCGCTTGGCCCAACCACCGGCTCGCTGGTCGAAGAGGCGCGCCGGCGCGACATCCCGGCCATCCGGCTCGACACCAACAGCCTGGTGCAGCTCGGCTGGGGCAAGTACCAGCAGCGCATCCGCGCCTCGGTGACCGGCAAAACCAGCAATATTGCGGTCGAAACTGCCAGCGACAAAGAGCTGACGATCAAGCTGCTTGGCGATGTCGGCATTCCCGTGCCGCGCCACCGCCTGGCCCGCAGCGCCGATCAGGCCGTCGAGATCGCCGAGCGGATCGGCTACCCGGTGGTGACCAAGCCGCTCGATGTGAGCCACGGCCGCGGCGTGTCGATCCGCCTGACCACACCCGACGAAGTGCGGCGCGGCTTCGCGGCGGCCGCCGAGTACACCAGCTCGGTGCTGGTCGAGACGTTTCTGGCCGGCAAGGATTTCCGCGTGCTGGTGATCGACGGCAAGGTGGTGGCGGTGGCCGAGCGCGTGCCGGCCCACGTGGTCGGCGACGGCACCCACACGATCGCCGAGCTGATCGAAATCGTCAACCGCGACCCACGCCGCGGCATTGGCCACGAGAAGGTGCTGACGCGGATCAAGATCAACCACCAGTCCGAGCTATTGCTGGCGCGCGCCGGCTACTCGCTCGGCAGCGTGCTGAAGCCCGGCGAGGTGTTCTACCTGTCTGCCACCGCCAACCTGAGCACCGGCGGCACCGCGATCGACCGCACCACCGAGATCCACTACGAGACGCGCGAGATCGCCCGGCGCGCCGCGCTGGTGATCGGGCTCGACCTGGCCGGCATCGACATTATCACGCCCGATATCACCCAGCCGCTGCGCGAAGTTGGCGGCGGGATCGTCGAGGTGAACGCCGGCCCCGGCTTCCGCATGCATTTGCAGCCGAGCGAAGGCCAGCCGCGCAATGTCGCCAAGCCGGTGATCGACATGCTGTTCCCGCCGCGCACACCCGCGCGCATCCCGCTGGTGGCGCTCACCGGCACCAACGGCAAAACCACCACCGCGCGCATGATCGCGCACATCCTGAAGATGAACGGCGAGCGCGTCGGCCTCACCACCACCGACGGCATCTACATCGACGGGCAGCCATATATGAAGGGCGACATGACCGGCCCGTGGAGCGCGCGGGTTGTGCTGAAAGACCCGACCGTCGACTCGGCTGTGCTCGAGACCGCGCGCGGCGGCATTCTGCGCGAAGGGCTGGGCTTCGACCGCTGCGACGTCGGCGCGGTGCTGAATGTCAGCTCCGACCACCTGGGCCTGCGCGGCGTCGAGACGCTCGAGCAGCTGGCCGAGGTCAAGCGCCTGATCGTTGAGGTGGTGCGCCCCGATGGCGCCTCGGTGCTGAACGCCGACGACGCGCGGGTGGCGGCCATGGCCGCGCACGCCGAGGGCCGGATCATCTACTTCAGCATGCACGGCGGCGAAGGCGCCAGCGCGCTGGTGCGCGAGCACATTCAGCAGGGCGGCACGGCGGTGGTGCTGCAGCCCGGCGTGCGCGGCGAGATGCTGGCGATCTACGATGCCGAGCAGTATATTCCGCTGCTGTGGACACACCTGATCCCGGCTACGCTCGAGGGCAAGGCGCTGCACAACGTGGCCAACGCGCTGGCGGCGGCGGCGATCTGCTACGCGCGCGGCGTCTCGGTCGAGAACATCCGCCAGGGGTTGCGCACCTTCGCCACCAGCTTCTACCTGACGCCCGGCCGCTTGAATGTGTTCGACGAATACGCCTTCCGCGTGATCGTCGACTACGCCCACAACCCGGCCGCAATCGCCGCGCTGAGCGACCTGGTCGGCCGGCTGCGGCCAAACTACCGCCGCACGATCGGCGTGATCGCCGCGCCCGGCGACCGGCGCGACCAGGACATCCGCGAGTTTGGCGCAATCGCCGGCAAAGCGTTCGATCTGCTCGTGATCAAAGAGGACAACGACCGGCGCGGGCGTGAGGATGGCTCGATCGCCGCGCTGCTGCACGACGCCGCGCGCGCCGCCGGCATGCCGCCCGACCGCATGATCACCGTGCTGGATGAGCTCGAGGCCACGCGCCACGCGCTGCGCCTGGCCGAGCCCGACGACCTGGTGGTGATCTGTGCCGACGAGATCACGGCGGTGTGGAAAGAGGTGATCTACTTCCAGCCGCGGCCCATCGCCGGCGACCCGCGCCATAGCGGGCGCGAGCGCCTGACGCATTAGCGGGTGTGGCCAGCTTCCCGCACGCTGGCCAAGCCTGGGCGCGCTGGCCAGCTTCCCGCACGCGTGCCATGAGCCTGTTCAACTACGAACGCCTGGGCGCTGGCCAGCTTCCCGCACGCGTGCCATGAGCCTGTTCAACTACGAACGCCTGGGCGCTGGCCAGCTTCCCGCACGCGTGCCATGAGCCTGTTCAACCACGAACGCC
The sequence above is drawn from the Candidatus Kouleothrix ribensis genome and encodes:
- a CDS encoding DUF190 domain-containing protein; the encoded protein is MSNTENIKRVRIYLNERDSTAGQPLYLATLERLRREGATGATALRGVAGFGAGLQLHAATLGEFTAAPIVIEWVDRAERVGRILPLLDELLSAALITIEDLRVYRAVLRSGGPFGDRTVGQVMLRAPATARPDLTVRAAAELMLARDQPWLPILDERGGILGMLSADDLPLRAGLSLPLRLFPALSAAEQQAVLEQLPARPAGEIMIVDPRTAYVESSIAQALGPMIEWGIDALPVLDRSGQLVGLFGGEQALRAAQRAPTSTAGPVRDAEPPTPVSLVMQRSVPSIAAAAPLEAVIPQLLAAPERFVVVLEDGRPIGTISDMRLAQRLAEPARTAWLAVLRTPAAPPALPPESDHAGAAGALADRDTPTIGAPAPQDEAIRLMLEGGYERLLVLEDDGRLAGVVSRRAIVRGLAQAAG
- the cphA gene encoding cyanophycin synthetase, which translates into the protein MRVLETRVYRGPSPYGYRPVIRLTIDLQELEAHPSGQIPEFNRRLLACLPTLSEHGCSYGQPGGFVRRLSDQNEDGTHGTWLGHVVEHVAIELQCLAGTPVTYGKTRSVPGQPGVYYVIYSFTEEQVGREAGELAITLVRSLLPPDMPSALPAAELADFEFATALEGLIERAQEIALGPTTGSLVEEARRRDIPAIRLDTNSLVQLGWGKYQQRIRASVTGKTSNIAVETASDKELTIKLLGDVGIPVPRHRLARSADQAVEIAERIGYPVVTKPLDVSHGRGVSIRLTTPDEVRRGFAAAAEYTSSVLVETFLAGKDFRVLVIDGKVVAVAERVPAHVVGDGTHTIAELIEIVNRDPRRGIGHEKVLTRIKINHQSELLLARAGYSLGSVLKPGEVFYLSATANLSTGGTAIDRTTEIHYETREIARRAALVIGLDLAGIDIITPDITQPLREVGGGIVEVNAGPGFRMHLQPSEGQPRNVAKPVIDMLFPPRTPARIPLVALTGTNGKTTTARMIAHILKMNGERVGLTTTDGIYIDGQPYMKGDMTGPWSARVVLKDPTVDSAVLETARGGILREGLGFDRCDVGAVLNVSSDHLGLRGVETLEQLAEVKRLIVEVVRPDGASVLNADDARVAAMAAHAEGRIIYFSMHGGEGASALVREHIQQGGTAVVLQPGVRGEMLAIYDAEQYIPLLWTHLIPATLEGKALHNVANALAAAAICYARGVSVENIRQGLRTFATSFYLTPGRLNVFDEYAFRVIVDYAHNPAAIAALSDLVGRLRPNYRRTIGVIAAPGDRRDQDIREFGAIAGKAFDLLVIKEDNDRRGREDGSIAALLHDAARAAGMPPDRMITVLDELEATRHALRLAEPDDLVVICADEITAVWKEVIYFQPRPIAGDPRHSGRERLTH